One genomic region from Vibrio sp. SCSIO 43137 encodes:
- the malG gene encoding maltose ABC transporter permease MalG, translated as MAMVQGKNLKYRVWATHIALWIFLSLIIFPLLMVVAISFREGNFATGSIIPENPSLEHWKLALGFSVTNADGSVTPPPFPVLTWLWNTVKIAAISSVFIVVLSTTSAYAFARMRFGGKNTILKAMMIFQMFPAVLALVAMYALFDKLGQYVPFLGLNTHGGLIFSYLGGIALHVWTIKGYFETIDSSLEEAAALDGATPWQAFRLVLLPLSVPILAVVFILAFITAVGEVPVASLLLSDVDKYTLAVGMQQYLYPQNYLWGDFAAAAVLSAVPITIVFLLAQRWLVGGLTAGGVKG; from the coding sequence ATGGCTATGGTACAAGGTAAAAACCTTAAATACCGTGTGTGGGCAACGCATATTGCTCTGTGGATCTTTTTGTCGCTGATTATCTTCCCGCTGCTGATGGTGGTCGCTATCTCTTTCAGGGAAGGTAACTTTGCTACCGGTAGTATTATTCCGGAGAACCCTTCCCTTGAGCACTGGAAACTAGCACTGGGCTTCTCTGTCACCAATGCAGACGGCAGTGTGACTCCTCCGCCGTTTCCTGTGCTGACATGGTTGTGGAACACGGTAAAAATTGCCGCTATCTCTTCAGTATTTATTGTCGTACTATCGACCACATCGGCATACGCGTTTGCCCGTATGCGTTTTGGCGGTAAGAACACCATTCTGAAAGCCATGATGATCTTCCAGATGTTCCCTGCGGTACTGGCGCTGGTGGCTATGTATGCCCTGTTCGACAAGTTGGGTCAGTATGTGCCGTTCCTCGGCCTGAACACCCATGGCGGCCTGATTTTCTCTTATTTAGGGGGAATCGCCCTGCATGTCTGGACCATCAAAGGCTACTTTGAAACCATTGACTCTTCACTGGAAGAAGCGGCTGCGCTGGACGGTGCAACGCCATGGCAGGCATTCAGGTTAGTACTGTTGCCGTTGTCTGTGCCGATTCTGGCGGTAGTGTTTATTCTGGCCTTTATCACTGCGGTTGGTGAGGTACCTGTGGCATCGCTGTTGCTGTCTGATGTGGACAAGTACACACTGGCAGTAGGTATGCAACAATATCTCTACCCGCAGAACTACTTGTGGGGTGATTTTGCCGCCGCGGCTGTGTTATCCGCTGTTCCTATCACTATAGTGTTCCTGTTGGCTCAGCGCTGGCTGGTGGGCGGACTTACCGCGGGTGGCGTGAAAGGTTAA
- the sbcD gene encoding exonuclease subunit SbcD has product MRILHTSDWHLGQNFFNKSRRKEHQQFIDWLLLQVEKQQIDAVIIAGDIFDSGTPPSYAREMYNQFVVDISQRGCELVILGGNHDSVATLNESKPLVSCLNAHVIANTSDELDEQIICLKKRNGDVGALLCAVPFVRARDVMKSSAGSSGTEKQKQLGDAIKSHYHSLYSRAEELRQQLDKELPIIATGHLTAMGVTKADSERDIYIGTLDGFAADGFPPADYIALGHIHRPQIVAKQPNIRYCGSPIPLSFDELKSTKQVVMVDFKPQNQPEITPIDVPMFQKMESLKGSLEQIEQQLSAYQHLEQDKSVWLAIEVEIQDFLSDLQQKIQTLTEPLNVEVLQLRRARGQAQKSLKREQQETLSELTPYEVFEKRLSQESFETDDEKQRLSRIRTRFNQLVSGLDDKEQV; this is encoded by the coding sequence ATGCGAATTCTTCATACGTCAGACTGGCATCTGGGTCAGAACTTTTTTAATAAAAGCCGCAGAAAAGAGCACCAGCAATTTATTGACTGGCTGCTGTTGCAGGTTGAAAAGCAACAGATCGATGCGGTGATTATTGCTGGTGATATCTTTGATTCCGGCACACCGCCAAGTTATGCCAGAGAGATGTATAACCAGTTTGTGGTTGATATCAGCCAGCGGGGTTGTGAGCTGGTGATTCTGGGCGGAAACCACGACTCTGTTGCTACACTAAATGAGTCCAAACCTTTGGTATCTTGTCTGAATGCCCATGTGATTGCCAACACCAGCGATGAGCTCGATGAACAGATTATCTGTCTGAAAAAGCGCAATGGTGACGTCGGTGCACTCTTATGCGCCGTGCCTTTTGTCCGGGCAAGAGATGTAATGAAAAGCAGCGCTGGCAGTTCGGGAACCGAGAAACAGAAGCAATTAGGTGATGCAATAAAGAGCCACTACCACAGCCTGTATAGCCGTGCTGAAGAGCTGCGTCAGCAGCTGGATAAAGAGCTGCCAATTATTGCTACCGGCCACCTGACGGCGATGGGAGTAACCAAAGCCGATTCAGAAAGAGATATTTATATAGGGACACTGGACGGCTTTGCTGCCGATGGTTTCCCGCCGGCAGATTACATTGCTTTAGGCCATATACACAGGCCACAAATCGTGGCTAAGCAGCCCAATATTCGTTATTGCGGCTCACCTATCCCTCTTAGCTTTGATGAACTGAAGTCAACTAAGCAGGTGGTGATGGTGGATTTCAAGCCGCAAAATCAGCCGGAAATTACCCCGATTGATGTGCCTATGTTTCAGAAAATGGAGTCTTTAAAGGGAAGTCTCGAGCAAATTGAACAACAGCTCTCCGCATATCAGCACCTTGAACAAGATAAAAGTGTCTGGCTGGCCATTGAAGTAGAAATTCAGGACTTCCTCTCTGATCTACAACAGAAAATTCAGACGCTGACTGAGCCGCTAAACGTCGAAGTTTTGCAGCTTCGCAGGGCGAGAGGTCAGGCACAAAAGAGCCTGAAACGGGAACAGCAGGAGACCCTTTCTGAACTGACTCCTTATGAAGTGTTTGAGAAACGCCTATCGCAGGAGAGCTTTGAAACCGACGACGAAAAGCAGCGCTTAAGCAGGATCAGAACCCGCTTTAATCAGCTTGTGTCGGGGCTGGATGACAAGGAGCAGGTGTAA
- a CDS encoding LysR family transcriptional regulator — MDTNRIIALLPEMAVLVVVIEEGSFSKAADKLGVAPSSVSRSIARLEEALQQKLIERTTRKLRLSSNGEPVYNLCVDMLNSAKLASDAAFSDQDELAGEIRVAAPRAFSSQVLSPLILDFLQLHPKVSVHMVVEDHYIDPVGHEVDLVIHISDRPVEGLVARVLGRNQLVLCASPDYLATNGTPDTPAALAGHNCIRLGESSSDRKWSFHQGESVETVSVHGSLAVNHTKIRKEAVLRGMGISIFPYFSICNEVEAGKVIPLLEEWQLQGNYQGQILAQYPQSRFIPAQLKALVGHLQSHLS, encoded by the coding sequence GTGGATACAAATAGAATTATTGCTCTGCTACCTGAAATGGCAGTGCTGGTAGTAGTGATTGAAGAGGGCAGCTTTTCAAAAGCCGCTGATAAACTGGGTGTTGCCCCCTCCTCCGTCAGTCGTTCTATTGCCAGACTGGAGGAGGCCTTACAGCAAAAGCTGATAGAACGAACCACCCGTAAGCTTAGGCTAAGCAGCAACGGCGAACCCGTCTATAACCTCTGTGTGGATATGCTTAATTCGGCAAAACTGGCCAGTGATGCCGCGTTCTCAGATCAAGATGAATTGGCAGGCGAGATAAGGGTGGCAGCGCCGCGGGCATTCTCCAGTCAGGTATTGTCCCCGTTGATTCTCGATTTTCTGCAATTACACCCAAAGGTCTCTGTGCATATGGTGGTTGAAGATCACTATATCGACCCTGTCGGCCATGAAGTCGATCTGGTTATCCATATCAGTGACCGGCCGGTGGAAGGGTTAGTGGCACGTGTTCTGGGGCGTAACCAACTGGTACTGTGTGCCAGCCCGGACTACTTAGCGACAAACGGCACACCAGACACACCAGCAGCACTTGCCGGTCATAACTGTATCCGGCTGGGAGAGAGCTCTTCCGATCGCAAATGGTCATTTCATCAGGGAGAGTCAGTTGAAACCGTCAGTGTGCATGGCTCACTGGCGGTTAACCACACTAAGATTCGCAAAGAGGCGGTGCTGAGGGGAATGGGGATTTCCATCTTTCCTTACTTCAGTATCTGCAACGAGGTAGAAGCAGGTAAGGTGATTCCATTGCTGGAAGAGTGGCAGTTACAGGGAAATTATCAGGGGCAAATTCTGGCTCAGTACCCTCAATCACGCTTTATTCCGGCGCAACTTAAAGCGTTAGTCGGTCACCTTCAGAGTCATCTTAGTTAG
- a CDS encoding SbcC/MukB-like Walker B domain-containing protein produces the protein MKILSLRFLNLNSLKGEWKIDFTQSPFSDNGLFAITGPTGAGKTTILDAICVALYQETPRLDVISATNNELMTRGTAECLSEVEFEVKGKAYRAFWSMKRARGKVDGKLQPATVELAEVESGKVLANQVKKKNELIKAITGLDFGRFTKSMLLSQGQFAAFLNAREAERAELLEELTGTEIYSQISQRVHEEFSQSKSALAELEAQAKGVQLLSEEQVAELNQQMVQVEKDQTQHKQQLEQLTANLNWHTELEKQNSAVEGARQDLSQAEQAIQKAEPELKRLAANEPAEQIRTPYQLLQQAEAEYKLLQSQLADKQSLLQQAAEQLDIKEKQAQQSDEELKQAKQQQSQLEQLINQQVIPLDGEIKLENSQLQTLQKRAAEYNEELTGISDLNVRTEKNKQDVEKQISDVVAYQSQHKQDAGLSRNIEKWAEQLNQLNQLDESLSQLAEKTVKAEAELQQQSNRIAELEKAEQQQKKVLSDKQALLAESEKSLAGLKTGYGIDESLPQLENRLTHLNQTIATVQSLHTLQTNWLGYEQERKQKQSYLQSSVTEKQTLEQQRQHLVDRYRQQSSLVKTLDELLKKEQQLLEQEQVLAVYRSQLQDDVPCPLCGGLDHPLAAGAQPVTASQTEQQKQQAEQELAAIEQQGKEVKQQLDTLLRTVTDEQNRVNWLEQQQGDLVNSWQESAAQLEYPQAISEVEALRQFALQQESERNKLSEFAVKYRQAEEMLGKIHNELTELQRSAHESESALKLAIQQLEHEQKSLSAHKGQSQQTEQEKQSRQQELIAGITACGYQLEPQQNLSHWLYAKRQDMALWNEKEQQLNGLKTELTALNSNLSVQAGRINELHHFVAESGKKRSEQQSKLAELYERRQELFGERVVETERAQAERETRTAEKAQLDNQQQMQQVNQQKKGLEGECIALQSSLDSAGKKQQQSQQEWQQKLADSPFSDGESFKLALLEPQEKHQLTDLKQTLEHALSNAKTLFASAEQLQQTLLSDPQADAYRQSSKEQLTEDTTVLKQTIESNAKRQGELENEISSDKKRREEQSALFSQIQQEREQFEDIHYLHSLIGSGSGDKFRKFAQGLTLDNLVYLANQQLERLHGRYQLKRSESEGLELSVLDTWQADVVRDTKTLSGGESFLVSLALALGLSDLVSHKTSIDSLFLDEGFGTLDSETLDLALDALDSLNASGKMIGVISHIEAMKDRIPVQLKVKKKAGLGVSELEPAYRFSAV, from the coding sequence ATGAAAATTCTTAGCCTGAGATTTTTAAACCTTAACTCCCTGAAAGGGGAGTGGAAAATCGACTTTACTCAGTCTCCTTTTTCCGACAATGGCTTGTTTGCCATTACCGGCCCGACCGGAGCAGGTAAAACTACTATTCTGGACGCTATCTGCGTTGCCCTTTATCAGGAAACCCCGCGTCTGGATGTGATATCTGCCACCAATAATGAGTTGATGACCCGTGGTACCGCCGAATGTCTGTCTGAAGTTGAGTTCGAGGTGAAGGGTAAAGCTTATCGAGCCTTCTGGTCGATGAAAAGAGCCCGCGGCAAGGTAGACGGAAAACTGCAACCGGCAACGGTTGAGTTGGCAGAAGTTGAGTCAGGTAAAGTGCTGGCTAATCAGGTGAAAAAGAAGAACGAACTGATAAAAGCCATCACAGGTCTGGATTTTGGCCGCTTTACTAAGTCTATGTTGCTGTCACAAGGGCAGTTTGCCGCATTTCTTAATGCCAGAGAGGCAGAACGGGCGGAGCTGCTGGAGGAGCTGACGGGCACCGAGATCTATAGCCAGATTTCCCAGAGAGTTCATGAAGAATTTAGCCAGAGCAAATCTGCCTTAGCGGAGCTAGAAGCTCAGGCGAAAGGGGTGCAGTTACTTAGTGAGGAGCAAGTTGCAGAGCTTAATCAGCAAATGGTGCAGGTGGAGAAAGATCAGACCCAGCATAAGCAGCAGCTGGAGCAACTAACTGCTAACCTGAACTGGCATACGGAACTGGAAAAGCAGAACAGTGCGGTAGAGGGCGCCAGACAGGATCTTTCTCAGGCCGAACAGGCTATACAAAAGGCAGAACCGGAATTGAAGAGACTGGCGGCCAATGAGCCGGCTGAACAGATCCGTACCCCATACCAGCTATTACAGCAGGCAGAGGCAGAATACAAACTGCTGCAAAGCCAACTGGCAGATAAGCAATCCCTTCTTCAGCAAGCAGCTGAACAGCTTGATATTAAAGAGAAGCAGGCACAGCAGTCAGATGAAGAATTAAAGCAGGCTAAACAGCAGCAAAGCCAGCTTGAGCAACTGATTAATCAGCAGGTTATTCCGCTGGATGGCGAGATTAAGCTGGAAAACAGCCAGCTACAAACTCTGCAGAAAAGGGCGGCTGAGTATAACGAAGAACTGACCGGTATCAGTGATCTCAACGTCCGCACGGAAAAGAATAAGCAGGATGTTGAGAAGCAAATTAGCGATGTTGTTGCTTATCAGAGTCAGCACAAACAAGACGCCGGACTAAGCCGAAATATCGAAAAATGGGCGGAACAACTGAATCAGTTGAACCAGTTAGATGAGTCACTGAGCCAACTGGCAGAGAAAACGGTTAAGGCAGAAGCAGAACTTCAGCAGCAGAGCAATAGAATTGCAGAGCTGGAGAAGGCTGAACAGCAGCAGAAAAAAGTGCTGTCAGATAAACAGGCTCTGCTGGCTGAGAGTGAGAAAAGTCTGGCCGGATTAAAAACCGGTTATGGTATTGATGAAAGCCTGCCACAACTGGAAAACCGGCTGACTCATCTTAACCAGACTATCGCCACTGTGCAGAGTTTACATACCTTGCAAACCAACTGGCTGGGCTATGAGCAAGAGAGAAAGCAGAAGCAGAGTTATTTGCAATCCAGTGTGACTGAAAAGCAGACTCTTGAGCAGCAGAGACAGCATCTGGTGGATCGTTACCGGCAGCAGAGTAGTCTGGTGAAAACCCTGGATGAGCTGCTGAAAAAAGAGCAGCAACTGCTTGAGCAGGAACAAGTGTTGGCGGTGTACAGAAGCCAGCTGCAGGATGATGTGCCGTGCCCTCTCTGTGGTGGGTTAGATCATCCGTTGGCTGCTGGTGCACAACCGGTAACGGCTTCTCAGACAGAGCAACAGAAGCAGCAGGCAGAACAGGAGCTTGCGGCCATTGAGCAGCAGGGCAAAGAGGTCAAGCAGCAACTGGATACCTTGTTGCGTACCGTTACTGACGAGCAGAACCGGGTTAACTGGCTTGAGCAGCAGCAAGGCGATCTGGTTAATAGCTGGCAGGAGAGTGCTGCACAGCTAGAGTACCCTCAGGCAATTAGTGAAGTAGAAGCTCTTAGGCAGTTCGCCCTGCAACAAGAGTCGGAGCGTAACAAACTGTCTGAATTTGCTGTGAAGTATCGTCAGGCAGAAGAGATGCTCGGTAAGATTCACAATGAACTGACCGAACTTCAGAGAAGTGCTCATGAATCAGAATCTGCGCTTAAACTGGCTATACAGCAACTGGAACATGAGCAGAAAAGCCTGTCAGCACATAAAGGACAGAGCCAGCAGACAGAGCAGGAAAAACAGTCCCGTCAGCAGGAGCTTATTGCCGGCATTACCGCTTGCGGATATCAGCTTGAGCCGCAGCAGAACCTGTCACACTGGCTTTATGCCAAGCGACAGGATATGGCGCTGTGGAATGAGAAAGAGCAGCAACTCAATGGCTTGAAAACGGAGCTGACGGCACTGAACTCCAACTTGTCAGTTCAGGCAGGCCGGATTAATGAACTGCATCATTTTGTTGCTGAGAGCGGTAAAAAACGTTCAGAGCAGCAGAGTAAATTGGCAGAACTCTATGAGCGCCGTCAGGAACTGTTTGGCGAGCGGGTTGTTGAAACTGAGCGGGCACAGGCAGAGAGAGAGACCAGAACAGCAGAAAAGGCTCAGCTCGATAATCAGCAGCAGATGCAGCAGGTTAATCAGCAGAAAAAGGGCCTTGAAGGTGAGTGCATTGCATTGCAATCCAGCCTTGATTCAGCCGGTAAAAAACAGCAGCAGAGTCAACAGGAGTGGCAGCAGAAGCTGGCAGACAGCCCGTTTAGTGATGGAGAGTCGTTTAAACTGGCGCTGCTTGAGCCACAAGAGAAGCATCAGTTAACGGATCTGAAACAGACTCTTGAGCATGCACTTTCCAACGCAAAAACTCTGTTTGCGTCAGCAGAACAACTACAGCAGACGTTACTGTCGGATCCACAGGCAGATGCCTATCGTCAGAGTAGCAAAGAGCAACTGACAGAAGATACTACGGTGCTTAAACAGACCATTGAGAGTAACGCGAAGCGTCAGGGTGAGCTGGAAAACGAAATCAGCTCCGATAAAAAGCGCCGCGAAGAGCAGAGTGCTCTGTTTAGTCAGATCCAACAGGAGAGAGAGCAGTTTGAGGATATCCACTACTTGCACTCGTTAATTGGCTCAGGTAGCGGTGATAAGTTCCGCAAGTTTGCTCAGGGGCTGACGCTGGATAACTTGGTCTACTTAGCTAATCAGCAGCTTGAACGACTGCATGGCCGCTATCAATTGAAGCGCAGCGAGAGTGAGGGGCTGGAGCTGTCGGTTCTCGATACATGGCAGGCAGACGTAGTGAGGGATACCAAAACCTTGTCTGGCGGTGAGAGCTTTCTGGTGAGTCTCGCACTGGCGCTGGGATTGTCTGATCTGGTCAGCCACAAGACCAGTATCGACTCCCTGTTTCTCGATGAAGGTTTTGGCACGTTGGACAGTGAAACTCTGGATCTGGCCCTTGATGCCCTTGATAGCCTGAACGCGTCCGGCAAAATGATTGGTGTGATAAGCCATATCGAAGCCATGAAGGACAGAATACCGGTGCAGTTAAAAGTGAAGAAGAAGGCTGGTCTCGGGGTAAGTGAACTTGAGCCTGCTTATCGTTTTAGCGCGGTTTAA
- the malF gene encoding maltose ABC transporter permease MalF: MQSVQGDSAAAPGTLPASQKVFIKWALLATIGIVNGYAAILMYSRGELAFAILTIVLTALALFIFGSKKTYAHRYIYPGIAGMILFIIFPLAYTVGLAFTNYSAKNQLSLERAQSVLLDRTYQSGESYPFSLYKTANGHRIVISDGDQLLATREFSLNGFAENDLDLSPVPEVQGEKEKIKTIIKNRSSLGNVDLHMPGGNDIRMSGLRKFASVVALYSLQDDGTTLINNNTGETLKPNMDVGFYQPVDETGKFTGKTVSPGFIVNISTANFERVWKDEGIKEPFISIFIWTVVFSALTVGLTLMIGLVLASVVQWEELKGRSVYRVLLILPYAVPAFISILIFKGLFNQSFGEINMVLEAIFGISPNWFSDPVLARTMVVTVNTWLGFPYMMILCMGLLKAIPEDLYEASAIDGAGPLKNFTKITLPLMIKPLTPLLIACFAFNFNNFVMIYLLTSGGPNMIGTSEPAGYTDLLVSYTYRIAFEGTGGQDFGLASAVATMIFLLVGALALLNLRFTKLSQD; the protein is encoded by the coding sequence ATGCAGTCAGTTCAAGGGGACAGTGCCGCAGCACCGGGCACATTACCGGCCAGTCAGAAAGTGTTTATTAAGTGGGCACTACTGGCGACCATTGGTATCGTAAATGGTTATGCCGCTATCTTAATGTATTCTCGTGGTGAGCTCGCCTTTGCGATCCTTACCATTGTATTAACGGCTCTGGCTCTGTTTATTTTTGGTAGTAAGAAAACCTACGCACACCGTTATATCTATCCGGGTATTGCCGGAATGATTCTGTTTATTATCTTCCCTCTCGCCTATACCGTTGGTCTGGCCTTTACCAACTACAGTGCCAAAAATCAGCTTTCTCTTGAACGGGCGCAGTCGGTATTACTGGACAGAACCTACCAGAGTGGTGAGAGCTATCCTTTCTCCCTGTATAAAACCGCCAATGGTCACCGTATTGTCATTTCTGACGGAGATCAGCTGCTTGCGACCAGAGAATTCAGCCTGAATGGCTTTGCTGAAAACGATTTGGATCTTTCTCCTGTGCCAGAAGTTCAGGGTGAAAAAGAGAAGATAAAAACCATTATTAAAAACCGTAGCTCGCTGGGTAATGTTGATCTGCATATGCCGGGCGGAAATGATATCCGCATGAGCGGGTTGCGTAAGTTTGCTTCTGTTGTTGCCCTGTACAGCTTACAGGATGACGGCACGACACTGATTAATAACAACACAGGCGAAACTCTGAAGCCGAATATGGATGTCGGTTTTTATCAGCCAGTAGATGAAACGGGCAAGTTTACTGGTAAGACGGTTTCTCCCGGTTTCATTGTAAATATCTCGACGGCTAACTTTGAACGTGTCTGGAAAGATGAAGGCATTAAAGAACCGTTTATCTCCATTTTTATCTGGACAGTGGTGTTTTCTGCCCTGACGGTTGGCCTGACTCTGATGATTGGTCTGGTGCTGGCCAGCGTGGTTCAGTGGGAAGAGCTTAAAGGGCGTTCAGTCTATCGTGTGTTGTTGATTTTGCCCTACGCAGTGCCGGCCTTTATCTCCATTCTGATCTTTAAAGGTCTGTTTAACCAGAGCTTCGGTGAGATCAACATGGTACTTGAAGCTATTTTTGGTATCAGTCCGAACTGGTTTTCTGACCCTGTTCTGGCAAGAACCATGGTGGTAACGGTAAACACATGGCTTGGCTTCCCGTATATGATGATTCTTTGTATGGGTCTGCTTAAGGCGATACCGGAAGATCTTTATGAAGCTTCAGCCATTGACGGTGCCGGGCCTCTGAAAAACTTCACCAAAATTACCCTTCCGCTAATGATTAAGCCGCTGACACCATTATTGATTGCCTGCTTTGCCTTTAACTTCAATAACTTTGTCATGATTTATCTGTTGACCAGTGGTGGCCCGAATATGATTGGCACCAGCGAGCCGGCCGGTTATACGGATCTATTGGTGAGCTATACCTACCGCATCGCCTTTGAAGGTACCGGCGGTCAGGACTTTGGTCTGGCAAGTGCCGTGGCAACCATGATCTTCCTGCTGGTTGGTGCATTAGCACTGCTGAACCTGCGCTTTACTAAACTTTCTCAGGACTAA
- a CDS encoding acyl-CoA thioesterase — protein sequence MSEQQRDITLRFLAEPADVNFGGKVHGGAVMKWIDLAAYACAAGWSGKYCITAYAGGIRFVAPIHVGNLVEVSAKVIYTGNSSMHIALDVQASDPKELNKVLTTHCIVIMVAVDANGKPTKVPQWQPQTEEDIKLRDSAIKLMNMRKEIGEEMEMHVKMLK from the coding sequence ATGTCAGAACAACAAAGAGATATAACCCTGAGATTTCTGGCTGAACCGGCCGATGTCAACTTTGGCGGTAAAGTACATGGCGGAGCGGTAATGAAATGGATCGACCTTGCGGCCTATGCCTGCGCTGCGGGCTGGAGTGGCAAGTACTGTATTACTGCTTATGCCGGCGGAATCCGTTTTGTCGCCCCTATCCATGTGGGTAATCTGGTGGAGGTAAGCGCCAAAGTTATTTATACCGGCAACTCTTCTATGCATATTGCGTTGGATGTTCAGGCCAGTGATCCTAAAGAGCTTAATAAGGTTCTGACCACCCACTGTATCGTCATTATGGTGGCGGTGGATGCCAACGGTAAGCCGACTAAAGTCCCTCAGTGGCAGCCACAAACAGAGGAAGACATTAAGCTGCGTGACTCAGCCATTAAGCTGATGAATATGCGTAAAGAGATCGGTGAAGAGATGGAGATGCATGTGAAGATGCTGAAGTAG
- a CDS encoding YgiW/YdeI family stress tolerance OB fold protein — translation MTISEKIKQAGQKINQIRSNKRRALLVSAVASTLIVGGTGVAYADHDDHDRKDDKHRSSVVYTGPVETSSVADVLADTSWFSDSNHILEGHIIKQISDRTFLFTDGAGELVIELRRRSDLTFSDKDRVRIKGEYETEFWSEDKFEVKQLTVL, via the coding sequence ATGACAATCAGCGAAAAGATTAAACAAGCCGGCCAGAAAATTAACCAAATCAGAAGCAACAAGCGACGTGCACTGTTGGTTTCAGCGGTAGCTTCTACTCTTATTGTCGGCGGAACAGGCGTAGCCTATGCCGACCATGATGACCATGACAGAAAGGACGATAAGCACCGTTCTTCCGTTGTTTATACCGGACCGGTAGAGACAAGCAGCGTGGCTGATGTTCTGGCAGATACAAGCTGGTTCAGCGATAGCAATCACATTCTGGAAGGGCATATTATTAAACAGATTAGTGACAGAACCTTCCTGTTTACTGACGGAGCGGGTGAACTGGTGATTGAGTTAAGACGACGTTCTGACCTGACATTTTCTGATAAAGACAGAGTCAGAATAAAAGGGGAGTATGAAACGGAGTTTTGGTCTGAAGACAAGTTTGAAGTAAAGCAACTGACGGTTTTGTAA
- a CDS encoding DMT family transporter produces MVSLVLRRTTGLISAPEIVLLLVAIVWGTSYGLTKSALMYTSVLLFIAIRFGATFLLLVPVVIADFAKGRNKDWLVALPTGAILTLIFFFEVYGVSQTTASNAAFLISLNVIFTALLEAAVSRKVPQTKLLILSLISTFGVLLLTYHPGLEISFNQGDMCIIIAAMLRAVMVVSTRKLTENRRITNSTLTALQALVVAVCTLSLTLAMDGIASVQLPAYSEFWMITAFLVLFCTLFAFYAQNYAVRKISPTKASLLMGSEPLFGALFSMLWLGEALTWIQMCGGLLLLGAVMAASVSSDS; encoded by the coding sequence ATGGTTAGTTTGGTTTTGCGTAGGACGACAGGGCTTATATCAGCACCGGAAATAGTACTGCTTCTGGTGGCGATAGTCTGGGGCACCAGTTACGGGCTGACAAAAAGCGCGCTGATGTATACCAGTGTGCTGCTGTTTATCGCCATTCGTTTCGGCGCGACTTTTCTGTTGCTGGTGCCGGTAGTGATTGCCGATTTTGCCAAAGGAAGAAACAAAGACTGGCTGGTCGCTTTGCCCACTGGTGCTATTCTGACCCTGATTTTCTTTTTCGAGGTTTATGGTGTCAGTCAGACGACGGCATCCAATGCTGCCTTTCTTATCAGCCTGAACGTTATTTTCACCGCTTTACTGGAAGCCGCGGTAAGTAGAAAAGTGCCGCAAACTAAGCTTTTAATCCTGTCGCTAATCAGTACTTTTGGCGTTTTACTGCTTACCTACCACCCGGGGCTGGAAATCTCATTTAATCAGGGGGATATGTGCATCATCATTGCCGCCATGCTCAGAGCTGTAATGGTCGTGTCCACCAGAAAGCTGACAGAGAACAGGCGGATTACCAATAGCACGCTCACAGCACTGCAGGCCTTGGTGGTTGCAGTTTGCACTCTATCTCTCACCCTTGCTATGGATGGGATAGCTTCAGTGCAACTGCCTGCTTATTCAGAGTTCTGGATGATCACCGCCTTTCTGGTGTTGTTTTGTACTCTGTTTGCTTTTTATGCTCAAAACTACGCGGTAAGAAAAATCTCTCCCACCAAAGCATCTCTGTTGATGGGCAGCGAACCTCTGTTCGGGGCACTGTTTTCCATGCTCTGGCTGGGAGAAGCGTTAACCTGGATTCAGATGTGCGGTGGCCTGCTTCTGTTAGGGGCGGTTATGGCTGCTTCTGTCAGCAGTGACTCATAA